Below is a window of Procambarus clarkii isolate CNS0578487 chromosome 19, FALCON_Pclarkii_2.0, whole genome shotgun sequence DNA.
AAATTGCCAAATCTGAATGTGAAACAGAGCTGAGATAATGATTTACAGAGATGCCAAGAAATATAATTGTTCGAAATAAGTCCAAATAGGACTTATACCGAGAAATGTATAAATGGAAGTTGTCTTCAAAAGGTCTTTGCAGTTTCCTTAATTCGAAtacttttattttttcattgtttgcaTTCATGTTTGAAGGAGTTTTTTTCCTCTCGGGCTCAGGGGAGTGTAAACACTGGGAGAtaaacaccccacacacacaccatcccagAATCCCAGAGTCCCAGCATCCCAAGATCCCAGAGTCCCAGCATCCCAAGATCCCAGAGTTCCAGAGTCCCAAGATCCCAGAGTTCCAGAGTCCCAGCATCCCAAGATACCAGAGTCCCAGCATCCCAAGATCCCAGAGTTCCAGAGTCCCAGCATCCCAAGATCCCAGAGTCCCAGCATCCCAAGATCCCAGAGTCCCAAGATCCCAGACTTCCAGAGTCTCAGAATCCCAAGATCCCAGAGTCCCAGCATCCCAAGGTCCCAGAGTCCCAGCATCTCAAGATCCCAGAGTCCCAGCATCCCAAGATCCCAGAGTCCCAGCATCCCAAGATCCCAAGGGGGGCTGCCAAAGCCTTCTCTTTCTTCACATGTTATGAGAGAAGATGACTTTAAGAACAAGGCTGTTTGTTCTAAGGCCATTTCCTGTCCTATCCTAGGtccttatcctcatcccttccAAGAATCCTAAAACAGAGGTCCTTGTATTAGGATCCACACAATACAAGGACCTACAACTAATACAGACATAATGGCTTATGGAAACCCTTATTTAGAATTAAAAGTCTCAGCTATTAGTCCACCAATAGCTGAGAGGCGAGACCCAAGAGCTGACGCCCGGTCATTTAGCCCAAGTAACCACAGTTAGgttaatacacacacaaataaacaTCAAGCCAGGCTATCACAACTTGTCTTCATGAGGGGATTAACCCGCCATGTTGGGATTACCTCCAGTCGCCCACTCCACCACAACATGGGACAACGTGGGAGCTTACTGTTACAAGCCTCATCACATAGTGAGAAGAGAGGACAGAGATGGTGACAGAGAGGAGAAAACAGGGgtgggacagagagaggagagaacaggggtgggacaGAGAAGAGAGAACACGGGTGGgacagagagaacaggggtgggacagagaagagagaacaggggtgggacagagagaacaggggtgggacagagagaacaggggtgggacaGAGAGAACAGCGGTGGgacagagagaacaggggtgggaaagagagaggagagaacagtggtgagacagagaagagagaacaggggtgggacaGAGAGGACAGGGGTGGGTCACCCCCCTGGTTGTCACTCCATTGTTTCCGGCCTGGGGGGTCAGGTTCCCATGGGACAAGGATGAGGTTAAGGGTGTGGTTGAGACACAGGAGACCCcagagaggagaggaaggaggataAAGGTGGCACAGAAGAATATACTGGACTTAAAGGTGACACGAAAGAAGGGCAAAAGAGACGTTGATAATTGACAAGTTACTTAAGAAAACGACTTGAGTgttatacatataatataaaatttaaattattttctatatatttaaaaatatatatatatatataatcccagAGAGGCTGCATCAATGATGAATACAATGAAACAAATAAACTAGTAAAGCTAAACAGTAAAGTATAATGAGAACTAGCAacatatcctaacctaccagaggatccaaaacagaaaacggaacattaTTTCAATTTCGCGacccgctgccattttctagtgcgacaatttttggcctcatggtagagtatacgtcaataacacaatgttatgatagcaggtggaCTGTCCACCTCGCTGACACAATGTTCTTATGATAGCAGGCGACCTACCCACCGTGctaacacaatgttatgatagcaggcggaccgTCCACCTCGCTGACACAATGTAATGATTCGACACAACATGAGGGAGATTGAAGAGCTAGAGGGATAAGAGGATAGTGGGCTAGGTGGGTGGGAGACTGAAGGGCTGGGTTTTGTGGGTAGTCTGGGATGGGTGGGTCTCCCATCCTGGGATGGGAGAGGGATGCGGCCCAGCTGAGCCGTTCCGCTCTTTCCCATCTCGCTATCCTTTGCGGAAAGGAAGAAATGTTGGCTGACATATGAGTCCTTGTGGAGTGAAAGCTGGGGCCAGGGAGACCGAGCCTTTTTGTGACtatggataggttaggataggttacactaagttagattaagttaggttgagttaggttaggtaagatagcagGTAGGATAGGTTATGTTAGTGTATGTTgtaaggttagtttaggttaaggtAGGTAAGATattgttaggttaaattaggataCGTTAGGTTTTATACGTTATAACTTTATAACAACCCACAGTATGATAACAACTTTATAACACCCCACAGTATGATAACAACTTTATAACAACCTACAGTATGATAACTTTATAACAACCCACAGTATGATAACATCTTTATAACACCCCACACTATGATAACAACTTTATAACAACCTACAGTATGATAACTTTATAACAACCCACAGTATGATAACATCTTTATAACACCCCACAGTATGATAACAACTTTATAACAACCTACAGTATGATAACTTTATAACAACCCACAGTATGATAACATCTTTATAACACCCCACAGTATGATAACTTTATAACACCCCCCAGTATGATAACAACTTTATAACAACCCACAGTATAGCAACTTTATAACACCCCACAGTATGATAACATCTTTACAACACCCCCACAGTATGATAACTTTATAACACCCCCACAGTATGATAACAACTTTATAACACCCCACAGTATGATAACCACTTTATAACACCCCCACAGTATGATAACTTTATAACACCCCCACAGTATGATAACAACTTTACAATAACCTACAGTATAACAACTTTATAACACCTCACAGTATGATAACTTTATAACACCCCCACAGTATGATAACAACTTTACAATAACCTACAGTATAACAACTTTATAATAACCTACAGTATAACAACTTTATAACACCTCACAGTATGATAACTTTATAACACCCCCACAGTATGATAACAACTTTACAATAACCTACAGTATAACAACTTTATAATAACCTACAGTATAACAACTTTATAACACCTCATAGTATGATAACTTTATAACACCCCCACAGTATGATAACAACTTTACAATAACCTACAGTATAACAACTTTATAACACCTCACAGTATGATAACTTTATAACACCCCCACAGTATGATAACAACTTTACAATAACCTACAGTATAACTTTATAACACCTCACAGTATGATAACTTTATAACACCCCCACAGTATGATAACAACTTTACAATAACCTACAGTATAACAACTTTATAACACCTCACAGTATGATAACTTTATAACACCTCACAGTATGATAACTTTATAACACCCCCACAGTATGATAACAACTTTACAATAACCTACAGTATAACAACTTTATAACACCTCACAGTATGATAACTTTATAACACCTCACAGTATGATAACTTTATAACACCCCCACAGTATGATAACAACTTTACAATAACCTACAGTATAACAACTTTATAACACCTCACAGTATGATAACTTTATAACACCTCACAGTATGATAACTTTATAACACCCCCACAGTATGATAACAACTTTACAATAACCTACAGTATAACTTTATAACACCTCACAGTATGATAACTTTATAACACCCCCACAGTATGATAACAACTTTACAATAACCTACAGTATAACAACTTTATAACACCTCACAGTATGATAACTTTATAACACCTCACAGTATGATAACTTTATAACACCTCACAGTATAACAACTTTATAACACCTCACAGTATGATAACTTTATAACACCCCCACAGTATGATAACTTTATAACACCTCACAGTATAACAACTTTATAACACCTCACAGTATGATAACAACTTTATAACACCCCCACAGTATGATAACAACTTTACAATAACCTACAATACGGTGAGCATAAATGGGCAAAAATTAATAACATTTCCGCCTCGTAAAAAATCCAGATTTACAGCGTAGAAATTTTCTCCCTTCAGAGAATCTATAATCAAAAACCTTTTGTGTAATAACCGGCGATTTCCTTGGCTGTTGCCCAAGACGCACAAAAGCCTGAGATATGCAGCGGGTTTTGTGAATATTGAGAGTTTCTTGGAAGACAAAACTTGTTTGATGTAGCTGcaagaatctttttttttttagtataagATGGTTAGAATATTTCTCAATAGCAACGATTATAATTGTGACTTctggaataatatatatatatatatatatatatatatatatatatatatatagatatatatatagatatatatatatatatatatatatatatatatatatatatatatatatatacatatatatatatatatacacacacatgtgttTATACACCTTACTAGCAAATTGTACTATcaaaattgtgtttgcgggggttgagctctggctctttggtcccgcctctcaaccgtcaatcaactgaagtacagattcctgatcttactggactctatcatatctacatttgaaactgtgtatggagtcagcctccgccacatcactgcctaatgcattccacctgttaactactctgacactgaaaaagttctttctaatgcatCTGTGGCTctattgggcactcagtttccacctgtgtccccttgtgcgagtaccaTCCGTGTTATATTATGTAACTACCCTGCAAATTCCCCCCTTGGGAATTTTGTATGCGGTAATCATGTCACTCCCCTAActattctgttttccagcgacgtaAGAGGCTACTGACGCTCAACCATTCCTTGTAACTCATTCCCCTTAGTTCTGGAGCTAGTCCAATGTGTGTATAGAGTccaatgtgtgtatgtgtctaaTTTTCAATAATCCGCGAGCACCATCTTACAGTTCATTTAAATTATAGGCCTATAATTTATCAGTTATGATTTGTAATTTTCAAGCAATAGTGCAGTATGACGAGTCTGTGGCGAAGGTCAGACAAAATAAATGTCACGTAGATAGGCCTACGTCCTGGAGACAAGCACGTCTGAGTATTCATAGAAAAGTAGGCGTAGTTTGGAAACCAGAGACCGTCAAAGGTCACGTCCTGCGAGAAGGTCAAATGAGGTCAGGTCAAATCTCATCACACCATGAGCAGAATGCTTGAGTACAACCCACATTAGGATCCAATGACTGTACAGTGGAAGCGGCTACTTGGTCTGACTCCGGATATAGCAACACAGTGAACCCAGGGACAAGGTGATTGACCCCAGAGAGATAAATGACCCCTCAGTGAGGTGGTTGACCCCAACGAGGTGATTGATGACCCCCAGCAGCAGAGGTGTCATCATGCAAGGTCAATGACCGGTTGCTAAATTGATGGCAACTGGCCACTGACGCCATCAATCTTATTATCAATTATTATCAATCATCAATTATGTGCTTACATCAATTATCTAAGCACATACATCATACAATAACTAAGCTGTCATACAACTAATTTATTACAATTTAATCATGCAGCACATGGTCTATCATACAATTAGTATAGCAGCCTGCAACATCATTTTAGAAAATGCATTATACAACAAATAATATTTTCACATATTATACAATACACATAATTCAACTTACATCCTACAACACAAGACATACATTCATACACACTATACAACATTCATCATACACGCTATTTAAACAACGTACACGTTATTCTATGCATCATACATGACAACATACATGAACACAATCAGCATCAATATATATGATAATACAGAATACATTATATAACATTACATCATATAAACCATACCACAGCATACATTATATAAAATGCTtcatacaacatatatatatttttcatttcACAATATCAATTATACACTATAGACTACAACAtgaaacatacatatatacatcatAACTTTTTAACTCACCTCAAAGGACACGAAATTGATCCCAAAATATGAcacacaccaaaaaaaaaaaaacacaattcCAGCACGTGTTGTTAAAATATCATATCGCACAGTTCAGTGTTTACCAGTGTGGCCTAACCAATTCTGTGGTTATCTGGGCCAGTCTGAGTTATAAACTCCAGTGGAACCCGGCTTGGGAGGAGCAGTCAGTCACCACCCTCACTGATCACCAACCAAACGCCAACTACTGGGATTTATTTAGGCTAGTTGGCACTCCGGAAGTCGACAAGTCAACACCCCGCGAAGCTTGAGTTGCCAGTTGGTCTCAAGTATCTCTTATCTCCTTTTAAGAACTAACAATTTTAACGTTATTCTTACGTAAACAGACTCATTATTTGCGTATTTAAGTGTGTTCGTTAAGTTTGAACTGTTTATGTGATTGAGTTCGTTATAAAAAATGGAAAATTTATTATGTCAGGAGTGGCAACTCGGTGTATGGCTCTCAGGCTCATCGGTATTGGTTCCGCAAGGCGTGACGTCACGTCGTTCCCGTGAGATGATTGGTGCTGTTCAGTGACGTCATGTTCCCTAGACGTCACGCCCGTTTGGAGGGAAAATGACTTAAGTGCCATCAGAGGAATTTGTCGCGTTTTTGCTCGTACTGCGGGATTACTGGTTACCCTAAtagctcacatacacacacacacacacacacacacacacacacacacacacacacacacacacacacacacacacacacacacacacacaagatccaaggctgaaggagctgaacctcacgtccctggaaaacagaagagtaagggggagacatgataaccacctataaaattctcaggggaattgataggggggACAAAGacaaaactcttcagcacgggtggaacacgaacaaggggacacaggtggaaacttagtacccagatgagccacagagacgttagaaagaattttttcagtgtcagagtagttaataaatggagccAGTCGTGCTGGCCACTGTGGTCGATCTCCTGTCAATCAAAGCTCGAAGAATCTTATTAATCAAAGGTCAGAGAACTTTGTCATAGTTCAAAATATCTTGTAAATCAAAGTAAAATTATAGTAATTAAAGTTCAAAGAAGTTTATCAACCAAACTTTATTGTCGAAGTTCAAAGAACCTCATCGGTTAAAGTTTAACTTACCGTATCAGTGAAAGTTAAAAGCAATTGGCCAATCACAGCTCATACTGCCTCACCAATCAATACTCAAAGATTCCTATCAATCAAAGCTCTAAGTAACTGGAGACAGGAATTTAATTAAGAGCAAACAAGCTAACAACCCCGTTACATAAGCAGTGTCTCAAAGTAGTAACATCCTGCAATCGGGTATTATAACGATCACGTGACCCCCACAGCTGAAAATACGCAAGGTCATTGGCCAGCCTATCCGCCTATCAGGGCCTTTGTTTACCCACGTGGTCATCTGTTAGTACTGCTGCTGCCGAGCTATTGATACCTCGGGACAACAAGGGCCTTTCCACCACTCCCTCGCGTAAGGTTGCTTTTATTATTGGTATAACTTAATGATTTTCAACTCTGAGATGTGGTGTGGCGTAGCACTGTGTGGCCGCCCCGCTGGCCAGAGGGATTGCACGATAAGAGTGTTTTAGCGTGTGAGACTAGGCTCTTGTTTCACGCCAGATTTGAGTTTCAATTTGGGCGCCGGGTGAAGTGGGTGGTTCCGCTGGCTGTAACCACTTGTTGATAGTCAGAGCCGCGAAGAGAGGAGAGGCAGAAGGGGGACAGAGGGATAGGAACCATGGAGGAGTAGGGGGATAGGTTGATAAAGACGGTTAGCAGAGAAGGAATGGAAATGCGTAAATTAGCTGATTGCCGCCTCAAGAAAGGCATCATGTTCCATCACAGACGGCTCAAGAAGAAGCTTTACCAAGACAGGGAACAATAACATGAGTTTAGGAAGTACTGGGGAAAAAATTATTAGGAATAAACCCGAAAGAAAATATTCCCTTCAGTCCTTCAACATGAAGAGAGATTACACAAAGTTGCAACACTACTTACAACACAAACAATACCCCCTTTAGCAACATTTGCAACGAGCGTCAACTTAATAGACCAGATAACCATCGCAGAGGCACAAAAGGCAATTACAGCTTTCAAGAAGGCACCGGGTATTAGCAAAATAAATTAGTATTAACTAACCTCCCAATGACTGTATTGCAATTCAAGTTAAATTCTTTGCAATCAATCAATATTTACGAATATTAACGAGAAAGGAGGTAGAGAGAGATAaggtaggaggagagagaggaggtagggagagataaggtaggaggagagaggaggtagagagagataaggtaggagagagaggaggtagggagagataaggtaggaggagagagaggaggtagggagagataaggtaggagagagaggaggtagggagagataaggtaggaggagagagaggaggtagggagagataaggtaggaggagagaggaggtagagagagataaggtaggaggagagagaggaggtagggagagataaggtaggaggagagaggaggtagggagagataagGTAGGAGGAGAGAGACGAGGTAGGGAGAGATAaggtaggaggagagagaggaggtagagagagataatgtaacggggggtgggggaaatagctctatcttgtccattattccaccccccagttaactaacgaggccgggggaaacagctctctctagtccgttatcccgtccccagttagctaactattctagagcacctccagagttcctaaggcaacctctctcgttcaacaccttgtaacctaggtatttgactacctaggtgctaagactacaaggcgccgtcacttgatcagttacccgaaactctagagagaactctagaatacagaatcattgccacaaacgtataagagaaaacgagaggaaagaaatgaatagtgaagtaattagtgagggtttggggtgagaggcagaggggtgggaggagcgaggagggtcattagttgaaagtgagagttcagagaggggtggagggagaggtatagataggttgaagtagaagagtagatagtagaagtagaaagtagatagtagaagacgaaatgctgccaccatccattcatgatcattacatacaagacaaggaatggaacttgcctgtatcacaaaattctcaaaggatgttatcatgagttcattattagtagttcccatctttatcatgtactcattctaaaccatgaaaccagtaaccacagaggctttctcacctcaactcaaagctctagggaacaaagttaaacacaatttaaataataaattcataattatatttcccatgaagtatcataatttaacaattcaattaaaatgttccagtttaatatgcaaagtgagtcatcatccaagaattcgagaaccctacaacttgactgcccctgatcatcacacaacatatgtaaacacgaccaagtcaccttaatgttcactcaccgaggactgagtctaagttgaatagagagggggggggggggtctgtagttgacagagactcccgccctgccggccgacagccttccctggtagggctgtcttctctgctctcgtctgctgttctgtctgttaatgctttctgctggatagctctccgagtttatattggggaacctagtagctaactccgcccacaagtagatagcctccggcactaccaagccactccttaaacgtcggcttgtttgaaggctaccagactacaattaagagcttagcggaagcaaggtgaaattctcatgatctgacctcaggtcacttgaggtcattagcgctttgaggtgtgagatctcaggcagacaactggcgcctctcagatccttgtctgtgactcatgtactctatatatattttaaataaactaactcaaacacttttacagtgttacatctccccttttccccgaaaataaagtttttgcaacactgctaaagcaagctagctgtgtgcgacaactttattaacgaaaagaatacatcctagctaaacaaatatacatcatcctactctaaaaaatgaaatatgtagacagacgtccattgtctctggctgggcgccgtcactgcttggtcttgtagataatcctgtaccacatttcttcaacacaactgcctccgtcgcttctccgtcgttaacgcacaacaacacttggtcaacccgaaagccgttactacttgaactgagcacaggaccgtggaattcggttgtcccagctgatctgtaattggccctacgtcagtcaccatgagagacgtatattggggttcttcacagctatagggactacaagtttcgagaccttcatatagttgccaacagtagaaatcccatcctactcttcttcctccctgttgctccagcacgcctccttcagagagctacttctgacagccacatcaagtccgcatgacacaggaagaatcactcaacagagcaacatgcttgcaggaggggcggccagttaaggcaaacgatcctgtcttgcaattacgctccatgcaatgatgcttacaccagcaagggacactaggcatcgtgtctcactcagcttgtcttatcttcttctttcttctctcttctttcttctatcttctttcgtttctcttctttcttctctcttctttcttctctcttctttcttctctcttcctcctcccatgggtctttggcaagcgacctggggtccattggggtccgtccgtcctggggtccatcctgggtagaccgatgttggtgggacagactggagtcgttgttgttcctcttccatctttactgggtcgtctggggtcgtctgcagaacgacctggggtccactgggggtccgtccgtcttggggtcccctggggtccgtccgtcttggggtccactgggtagaccaatgttgaccgaccgagagggctgtatctcggggtcccctggggtgatggtggtggtggtggccctgacatccaggtagtgggctggtcgtcgtggtggtgaggaacttccctgagtgtggtacacagcagccgtctctctcttctgcatatgcgtcgcgcctctcctctcttcgggctcccacctgtggatgaacataaaggcgacaatacccgtgttccatgctgttgtgtgaccctgtagtttgtatagggttacacagtcataacataacgctctcctcctggcaacaactactcttaaattttaataatccaattaactctgaatgatattgacttggtggaacataaaacagtaacagagtaaagttagagaagagagaataaggtcatcactacttttaacttgtcacaaaaaaaatcaacactaatagacaaaacactagcctaacttaactgtacctttcctaatcttaagtacataattatccgttactcccacccttaacctacagccacctacgtgacccagagtgttttcctagcttctccgccggtcaacaactcaaaactgttgccacccctgtgaccagactatctaacgtcgagcgtccccaacgtgaagtctactgacacactagtccacactagcatgctgtacaagaccagtacacctcgggttattgcgttcaaatggagtaaaacagtcgatcgcaataatctgagcagaaacaCCACTtaaaaactacttaagaactacacctgccactccccactgacctggagaccagcggtggctgggtgtccccgtgggacatgcgaggtcacctgtcacactcagctgacctgcactaccaacaccgctaagttcccaaatcgccaaatcttatcactaacataaaacactacacacgcaagttctggt
It encodes the following:
- the LOC138366322 gene encoding cornifin alpha-like; the protein is MEEQIGKRHFFIHRRKRQEEGGRNGRKRGKRVPASQDPRVPESQDPRVPESQHPKIPESQHPKIPEFQSPSIPRSQSPSIPRSQSPKIPDFQSLRIPRSQSPSIPRSQSPSISRSQSPSIPRSQSPSIPRSQGGLPKPSLSSHVMREDDFKNKAVCSKAISCPILGPYPHPFQES